The sequence CCAGACATCAAATGGTTACGTCGCGCAGATGATCTTCCCGCGCTAGCTCAGCTACAAAGCGAAATTTTAGATGCTATGTGGCAACAACTGAAGAAAGGCGGAACCTTAGTTTACGCTACATGCTCAATTTCTCCGGTTGAAAATACAGAGCAAGTACAGGCATTCTTAGCTCGCACAGACGATGTTGAACTCATCGATAGTGATCCAAGCAATCCAGGAAGACAAATATTACCTGGGGAGCACAATATGGATGGCTTCTATTATGCGGTTCTGCAAAAAAAGAGCTAAATTAAACTAAGCCCTGCTGTATAGGAAAATAATCGATGAAAATCATAATCTTGGGTGCCGGACAAGTCGGAGGTACTCTTGCTGAAAATCTTGTTGGCGAAAATAACGATATCACTATTGTGGATACCGATAATCGTCGTCTGCGCGAATTACAAGATAAGTATGACCTTCGTGTAATCAATGGTGCTGCAAGTCACCCTGACACGTTACGCGATGCCGGAGCTCAAGATGCCGATATGCTGGTGGCGGTAACCAATTCTGATGAGATCAACATGGCCGCTTGCCAAGTTGCATTCACCCTATTTAATACCCCAAACCGCATTGCTCGAATCCGCTCTCCTGAATACTTAAAAGAAAAAGACTCTCTATTTAAGTCAGGAGCTATTCCTGTTGATCACCTTATTGCACCAGAAGAGTTAGTCACTGGCTACATCGAACGCTTAGTTCAATACCCTGGCGCACTGCAAGTGGTTAGTTTTGCAGAAGAGAAAGTTAGCTTAGTGGCAGTAAAAGCATTTTATGGCGGCCCATTGGTCGGCAATGCGATTTCTGCTCTGCGTGAACATATGCCTCACATTGATACTCGTGTAGCGGCTATTTTCCGTCAGGGACGTGCTATCAGACCGCAAGGCACCACAGTTATCGAAGCCGATGATGAAGTGTTCTTTGTGGCGGCCAGTAATGACATCCGCTCTGTAATGAGTGAATTACAACGTCTTGAAAAGCAGTACCGCAAAATCATGATTGTCGGTGGCGGTAATATTGGTGCAGGTCTAGCAAAACGCTTGGAGCGTAACTACTCCATCAAGCTGATTGAACGCGACCTTGAACGCGCCGAAATGCTCTCTGAAGTGCTAGAAAACACCATTGTGTTATGTGGTGATGCTGCTGATAAAGAACTGTTATACGAAGAAAACATCGAAGAGATGGATGTGTTCATCGCGCTAACGAACGAAGATGAAACCAACATCATGTCTGCAATGCTGGCGAAGAGCCTTAACGCTAGAAAGGTGATGGTGCTAATCCAGCGCGGCGCTTATGTTGAGTTGGTGCAAGGTGGCGATATTGATGTAGCTATCTCTCCTCAGCAAGCCACTATTTCTGCGCTACTGACTCATGTGCGTCGTGCCGATATCGTTAACGTTTCTTCATTACGCCGTGGCGCAGCCGAAGCTATCGAAGCTATCGCCCACGGTGATGAAAACACCTCAAAAGTTGTGGGACGTGCGATTGGCGATCTCAAGTTACCACCGGGCACCACCATTGGCGCTATTGTGCGTGGCGAAGAGGTCTTAATTGCGCACGATAGAACTATGATTGAACAAGACGATCACGTAGTGATGTTCTTGGTCGACAAAAAGTACGTTCCTGATGTTGAAAGCTTATTTCAACCAAGCCCGTTCTTCTTGTAGGTCCACCGAATATGGTAAATGTACGTCCAATACTATTTGTTTTAGGGTTAGTGCTGTCTAAGCTAGCACTGTTTATGTACCCGCCAACAATTTTAGCGATTTTTAATCCTGGAAGTGGTTTTGTTGAATTTGCTAAAGCAGTCGCCATCACCCACGTAGTATCGTTTATTTGCCTAACTTTAGGTCGTACGAAGCAGTTTAAACTCAACGTTCGAGATGTGTTCTTGGTCACCACCTTAGTATGGGTTGTGAGTACTGTTTTTGCGGCCTTGCCGTTTGTCTTTATCAATCACATTAGCTTTACTGACGCTTACTTTGAGACCATGTCGGGAATAACCACCACTGGCTCAACCGTGCTCAGTGGGCTAGATACTATGTCCCCTAGCATTTTGCTATGGCGTTCATTATTGCAATGGTTAGGTGGCGTTGGCTTTATTGTTATGGGTGTAGCTATCTTACCTATGCTCAATGTCGGTGGGATGCGTCTGTTCCAGACCGAATCTTCCGACTGGTCTGATAAAAGCTCACCACGAGTCAAAAGTGTCGCCAAAAGTATTGTTGTCGTTTATCTAGGACTGACATTTGCCTGTTTTGCCAGTTATGTGGCAACCGGTATGACACCATTTGAAGCCATCAACCACGCCTTTACTACCATTTCGACTGGCGGCTATTCCACTTCTGACGGCTCAATGAATCACTTCTCTCATGAGACACAATGGTTTTCTACCCTCTTTATGTTTCTTGGCGGGCTACCATTTCTGTTGTTTGTTGCCGCCTATAGAAAGCAATCTTTATACGCTTTAACTAAAGATGCTCAGGTTATCGGTTTCTTTAAACTGTTTATGATTTCTAGCCTAATGATTGCTGCTTGGCTGGTTTTTCATGATAGCTATCAAATGGATGATGCGCTGCGAGTCTCGATGTTTAACGTGGTCTCGGTATTGACTACAACAGGCTTTGGTCTGGATGACTTTACCTCTTGGGGCACCTTAACGACCGTACTCTTTACCTTCCTGCTGATGATGGGAGCATGCTCAGGCTCAACGGCTGGTGGAATCAAAACCTTCCGCTTCCAAATTGCCTTTACTCTATTAAAGATACAGATGATGAAGCTGATTCATCCGTCTGGGGTGTTTGTTCAGCGATACAACAACCGCCGCGTCAACGACGATATCATTCGCTCGATTGTCGCCTTTACCCTCACCTTCTTTGCGACCGTGTTGTTAGTGGCAGCAGGCTTATCGGCGATGGATTTAGACCCAGTAACCAGTCTTACTGGGTCAATAACAGCAGTGGCCAATGTTGGGCCGGGAATGGGGCCAATTATTGGTCCAACAGGCAACTTTGCCCCGTTACCTGATGGTGCCAAATGGTTACTTAGCTTTGGTATGTTATTAGGTCGCCTTGAAATACTGACCATTTTTGTATTGTTCTTGCCGGCTTTCTGGAAACGCTAACCTCGTTTGGCCTCAAACAAATCAGTCAGATATTGAGTGACTTTTTCAGCGCATTGCTGATGGGTTAAATCGCTAGGTAGAGACAGATAGCAGTTGAGATCAGAGGAACCTAATAGGCTAGATAAAAGCCCGCTAACACCTTTCTTGCGTCGGTCAATTTCAAACCACAGTTGTAGCTGCTGCTGATCGCGATACGCAATAATCTCAATTTCACGCCACGTACCGTGAAATAGCCCAGTGGTAGGTACAAACTCAAATTCTTGTACGAAAGGCAATTCAAAGCCTTTGGCTTCTTCGCACTCCGCTTGGCGAATACGCAGTCCTAACTCTTCCAACTCAGAAAAGATAGCGTCTAAAACGGGATCGGGACGGACAGTTAATATGTCTTTATCCGTTGGGTCAATGGCCAGATCGATATCTAATGAGGTTTCCAACCATACCTTTGAATCCCCTATGGTGAGCGGGGTATTTAATGGCGCGGTAAGCTCTATTTCAAAAGTACGCTCTTCTGCTGGATGGATGGTAAATGAATAGGGTAAATCCCATTTATCCAACACATAGTTTTGCGACACTTTACGCTTAATTGGCCCCTCGGTGTGAGGCTGACGCTGTTCTTGTTCAGAGATGTAGCTACAGCACAGTTTGATATCGATATGATCAATATGCTGCTCTGTTGCTCCCCCATAAACATGAATCACGACACTGACTTTATCTCCGGGAACAATTGTTTCTTGTTGCAGAACGGCATCAACTTTTGCGGAGCCAATCCCTAAACTGGCCAATGTTTTCTTAAAAAAAGACATGCTTTGATCCCTCATATGAAACCACTTTACCTATACTGGCTCAAAAAGCACCGATTAACCAAAGGCATTTTTTAAAAATTTGAGCTTAATAAAACAATAATGAGTCTTTTATGCATTGAAAATTAGAAGTTTTCGGATTCTATACCTAAAGTTATCTGGTACGATATATACATGATACTCGTTGAGTATCTGTTTTAACGGCAAAGGATGTGCCTGACTCATTGGTGAAGTATGTTTCCAACAGCCGTCAGGTTTTCTCGACCTAGCAGTCGAGCGGTACATCGCAGAAATTATTTTGCGCCAGTACCATCAAACAAACAAAGAGCTGAAGAAAGTAAAAAGAGTTAAGTTCCATTCATTTTTGATGAAACTGACTTTTTGCAATCTTATTCTCTATATTAAAAGCGTATTTGAACTATTCAAATACGCTTTTTTCTTATCTTTTTGATACTCTTTTTGTTAAGTTAAGCGCACATCTCGAGTTCTATGGAGAAGACAATGAAATGCCATCGCGTTAATGAAGTAATTGAACTACTACACCCTGAGTGGAAGAATGATCCAAATCTTAATTTGATCGAGTTTCTACTTAAGCTTGCAGAAGAAGCAGGTTACAAAGGCAAACTAGAAGATCTAAGTGATGATGTTCTTATTTACCATCTAAAGATGCGTAATAGCGATCAACAAGAAGAGATCCCTGGTTTAGCGAAAGACAAAGAAGACGATTTTAAAACAGCGCTTCTACGTGCTCGTGGCATCATTGACTAGCTTGATACCCATCATAACAATTAAGGGCCAGCAATATATTGCTGGCCCTTCTTTTTTCTCTCTTGCCTAAGCCTCACCGCAAATAATAAACATCCTGCTTATTCTGTAACTTATATAACAAATCATTTTCATATTGTCCGATATACTGAGCCTAGGATTTTGGTTGAGAATATGAAATGAGCAAGGATCGCATCAACGTCAAAGACGTTACCCCCAAAGAGTTCAACCCAAAAGCGCACAAAAGCCAAGGAGATAGGTTTAACCCAAGTAATCGCATCTATGTAAGAGCAAGCTCTGGCGTATTTCAAAAATTACGTCGCTATGGTGCTTGGGTTTTGTTGTTACTGTTTGCCGTTATCCCTTGGATTCCCTATGGCGAACGTCAAGCCATCCTATTGGATATAGGACAGCAGCAATTCAACTTTTTTGGTACTACCCTTTACCCGCAAGATCTCACGCTTTTAGCTTTGCTATTTATGATTGCGGCGTTTGGGCTGTTTTTTATTACCACCTTTTTAGGTCGAGTTTGGTGTGGCTATTTGTGCCCACAAACCGTGTGGACCTTCATGTATATCTGGTTTGAAGAGAAGCTAGAAGGCGCTGCAAACAAACGTAAAAAACAGGATTCTCAGCCACTTACCCGCTCGCTAATGATGCGCAAAACTGCTAAACACATGGCTTGGTGGAGTATCGCGCTACTAACAGGCATGACTTTTGTTGCCTACTTTGTTCCAGTACATGCGCTTTGGTATAACTTCTTTACTTTAAACGCTTCGTCTTGGACTTATTTCTGGGTTCTTTTCTTTGCAGTCTGTACCTATGCCAATGCAGGATGGATGCGCTCTATTGTCTGCATTCACATGTGTCCTTATGCTCGCTTCCAATCCGCCATGTTTGATAAAGACACCTTTATCGTCGGCTATGACAAAAAACGAGGTGAAAACCGAGGCCCTAGAGCACGTAAAGCAAACCCTAGCGAACTAGGTTTAGGTGACTGCATAGACTGTAATTTATGTGTGCAAGTATGCCCGACAGGCATTGATATACGTGACGGTCTGCAATATGAATGCATCAACTGTGGCGCTTGTATTGATGCTTGCGACAATACAATGGCACGCATGAATTATGACAAAGGGCTGATCAGTTACACCACAGAGCACAAACTGGAAGGCACCCACACCAAGATCATGAGGCCGAAACTCATCGGTTATGGCCTAGTGATGATTTTAATGCTGGGCTTCTTCTCGCAGCAAGTATCGACGGTTGATCCCGCCGGTCTCACCATTATCCGAGACCGCGCTCAACTCTATAGAACCAATAGTAATGGTCTGATAGAGAACACCTATACCCTTAAAATCATCAATAAAACCCAGCAACCACAAACTTATCGCTTAACGGTTTCAGGGTTAACTGATGCTAAATGGTATGGCAGACAAACAATCAACGTCTCTCCGGGAGAAGTGTTCAATTTACCTATGAGTCTGGGGATGGATCCTCAGCAATTAAGCTCTGCGGTGACTAAGATTGAATTTACGCTAGAAGCCGAAGAGGGTTTCACTATCGATGTGGAAAGTCGCTTTATCAAACAGCTTTAGCAAGAATTAATGCAATCAGAGGGTTATACTGCGTGATAACCCTCTTTTTCGTCACTGGCAATTTAACAATGAACTCTTTATTCAACTTTGATTCTCTAACGCCTGACCTTATGTGGTATGCATTAGAGAGTATTGGAATACGTGCCGAATCTGGTTTTTTAGCATTAAATAGCTATGAAAACCGAGTTTATCAATTCGTCGACGAAGAAAAGAAACGCTACGTGGTGAAGTTTTATCGACCACAACGTTGGAACGAATTACAAATCCAAGAAGAGCATGATTTCACGCTCTCTTTACTCGACCATGAAATCCCTATTGCGCCTCCGGTCATTATCAATGGCAAAACCTTACATCAGCACAAAGGTTATCTATTCACTCTATTTGAAAGTGTCGGTGGTCGACAGTTTGAAGTCGATAACTATAATCAACTGGAGATGGTGGGACGATTTTTAGGACGTATTCATAAAGTTAGCCAAGGGCAACCCGCTTTTCAGCATAGGCCAACCATGGGACTTGATGAGTACCTCTATCAATCTAGGGATCTACTGCAGAAAAGTGAGTTTATTCCCGCGCATATTGAAAAGGCTTTTTTCCACGATATGCAGCTGCTAATTAGTGCCATTGAACAGCAGTGGCAAGTAGACTACACACCTATCCGATTGCACGGCGATTGTCACCCAGGCAATATCTTATGGCGCGATGGCCCCATGTTTGTGGATTTGGATGACGCAAGAAATGGCCCTGCTGTACAAGACTTATGGATGCTACTCAGTGGCGATCGTCAGGAAAAACTGCTGCAACTTGATATTGTCTTAGAGGGATATCAAGAATTTTGTGATTTTGATAGCAATCAATTGAAACTGATCGAGCCTTTGCGCGGTCTACGTTTAATACACTATATGTCTTGGCTTGCAAAAAGATGGCAAGATCCCGCTTTCCCTGTAGCATTTCCATGGTTTAATGATGCAAAATACTGGGAAGGTCAAGTATTAGCAATAAAAGAGCAACTGTCTGCGCTACAAGAGCCAGCATTGTCTCTAACACCTAACTGGTAGTATCCAGAAGAATATTTTTGAAGGAGTTACAAATGAAAAAGTTGATTGCCTTAGTGGCAACCATGTTTTTAACATTGTCTGTTCACGCAGCTCAGTTCACCGAAGGTCAAAACTATACAGTGCTTGATCTGCCAGCGTCATCTTCTCCAACAGTTAATGAGTTTTTCTCTTTCTACTGCCCACACTGCTACCAGTTTGAGCCAATCATTAAAAACCTAAAATCATCTCTGCCTACCAATGCTAAATTCCAAAAATCTCATGTTTCTTTTATGGGCGGTAGCATGGGTCTATCAATGAGCAAAGCTTACGCCACTATGTTAGTGCTAGAAGTTGAAGACAAAATGATTCCAGTGATGTTCAACCGCATCCACAAGCTCAATGCAGCGCCTCGTGATGAAGCTGAATTGCGTCAAATCTTCCTAGATGAAGGCGTAGATGCGAAGAAATTTGATGCAGCATTTAAAGGGTTCGCTGTGGATTCAATGGCGCGTCGTTTTGACAAACAATTTAAAGATAGCAACCTAAAAGGTGTGCCATCTATTGTGGTTAACAACAAGTACCTTGTTGATATGGGTTCAGTAAAATCAACCAAAGATCTGTCTGACCTAGTTAATTATCTATTAACTCTCAAATAATTAACGCTTAAATAATATTAGAGGGGAGCTTAAAGCTCCCCTTCTTATTTCTGGTTTACCCTGCCACTTGCCGATGAATAGACAACAGCAGACGATCCATCGCTCGATAGCCTAATGCTTCGCTCAAATGCTCTCTGGTTATTGTTTCAGACAAGGCTAAATCGGCAATGGTGCGCGCCACTCTGATAATTCGATGATAAGCACGTATCGACAACCCTAAGCGAGTAATCGCAAACTCTAAAAATTCTGCGTCCTCCTTTAGCAAAACACAGTATTGATCCATTTCTCGATTCGATAATCGTGCGTTGGGCTTACCCGCTCTTGCCAACATGATCTCTCTGGCTTGACTGACTCTTGCAAGGCACACCTCGGTGCTGTCACCTCTATCACCTCCTTCACTTAAAGTCCCCAAAGGTAGCAAGGGGGTTTCCACCGACATATCAAAGCGATCAAGAAACGGGCCTGAGATTCGACTTAGGTATTTCAATATCACCTGCGGTGATGCCCCTAACTGCCCTTCTTTATACTGCCCAGACGGGCTTGGATTTAAAGCGGCAATCAACTGAAAACGAGCAGGAAAACACGTTTTGCCCGATGCTCGCGAAATGGCAATCTCACCCGCTTCTAAAGGTTCGCGCAGTGCATCTAATACGCGCCGTTCAAATTCAGGCAATTCATCTAAAAAGAGCACGCCATTATGTGCCAATGAAATCTCGCCCGGCTTAGGCGATGAACCACCGCCAACCAAGGCCGCCATAGAACTAGAATGATGAGGTGCGCGAAAGGGACGTTTACGCCATGAATTTTCATCTAAATCCTGATCCACCAATGAAGAGACAGCTGCAACCTCTAAAGCCTCTTGCTTACTCATTGGCGGAATTAAATCGGGTAAGCGAGCCGCCAACATTGTTTTCCCCGTTCCGGGAGGGCCTATGAAAATTAAATTATGTTGTCCGGCAGCGGCAATTTCTAACGCTCTTTTGCCTTGCTGTTGTCCGATGACATCTTGCATATTTTTGGTTGGTGTCGGCGGAGTATCAACCGCAGGAGCAAGCTCTAAATCTAATTCCAGTTGCGAGGCTAAAAATCCACTCACCTGTAATAAACTGCTGGCCGACAAATTACTATGCTCATCAACCAAACGTACCTGACTGGCGTTTTGCGCAGGGCTAATCAAGATGCGCTTTTCTCTTTTGCTGGCAATAGCGGCAGAAATAACGCCTCTGACCGGGCGCAATTCACCCGAGAGAGCTAATTCACCCACCAGCTCTACGTCATTAATTTTATCTACAGGGATCTGCTCACTGGCTACCAAAATACCTATAGCAATCGGTAAATCAAAACGTCCACCGTCTTTGGGGAGATCGGCAGGGGCTAAGTTAACGGTGATCTTGTGTCTCGGAAAAGAAAAGCGTGAATTCATAATCGCACTTCTTACTCGGTCTTTGGACTCCTTAACACTGGTTTCGGCTAACCCCACCAAATGAAAGCCCGGCATACCTGGGCCAATGTGAACTTCAACCGTCACTTGCGGAGCTAACACCCCTAAACTTGCCCGACTATGTACTATCGCTAACCCCATACTTCACCCAGTTACACAACCCTATATAGGGTTTAGGCAACCAGCGAAAAGAAGGAAAATGAAAAAAGAATGAGTTTTTCCTTGTCAGATCGCAAGAAATTGTGATACCACTAATAGTATTAAGACTGTGCAACTTTATTTGAGAATTATGCAACCTACCATTCGACTACTAACTCTGGTCAACCTGATTATCGTGGTGATTATTCACACCGCGCGAGGGCGAGTAGGCGCAAACTAGTACAGCAAGATTCACAAGCCCTCGCACTGAAAAGTTCGGGGGCTTTTTAGTTTTATAGGTCTCATAGAGATTCTAATCAGGACATGGAGCACAAGATGTGCAGTAAGACTAAGAACACAACCAAGCAGCAGCTTGCCTCATCAAAGGGAGATAACCAATGACGG is a genomic window of Vibrio neonatus containing:
- the ccoG gene encoding cytochrome c oxidase accessory protein CcoG, with protein sequence MSKDRINVKDVTPKEFNPKAHKSQGDRFNPSNRIYVRASSGVFQKLRRYGAWVLLLLFAVIPWIPYGERQAILLDIGQQQFNFFGTTLYPQDLTLLALLFMIAAFGLFFITTFLGRVWCGYLCPQTVWTFMYIWFEEKLEGAANKRKKQDSQPLTRSLMMRKTAKHMAWWSIALLTGMTFVAYFVPVHALWYNFFTLNASSWTYFWVLFFAVCTYANAGWMRSIVCIHMCPYARFQSAMFDKDTFIVGYDKKRGENRGPRARKANPSELGLGDCIDCNLCVQVCPTGIDIRDGLQYECINCGACIDACDNTMARMNYDKGLISYTTEHKLEGTHTKIMRPKLIGYGLVMILMLGFFSQQVSTVDPAGLTIIRDRAQLYRTNSNGLIENTYTLKIINKTQQPQTYRLTVSGLTDAKWYGRQTINVSPGEVFNLPMSLGMDPQQLSSAVTKIEFTLEAEEGFTIDVESRFIKQL
- a CDS encoding YifB family Mg chelatase-like AAA ATPase — protein: MGLAIVHSRASLGVLAPQVTVEVHIGPGMPGFHLVGLAETSVKESKDRVRSAIMNSRFSFPRHKITVNLAPADLPKDGGRFDLPIAIGILVASEQIPVDKINDVELVGELALSGELRPVRGVISAAIASKREKRILISPAQNASQVRLVDEHSNLSASSLLQVSGFLASQLELDLELAPAVDTPPTPTKNMQDVIGQQQGKRALEIAAAGQHNLIFIGPPGTGKTMLAARLPDLIPPMSKQEALEVAAVSSLVDQDLDENSWRKRPFRAPHHSSSMAALVGGGSSPKPGEISLAHNGVLFLDELPEFERRVLDALREPLEAGEIAISRASGKTCFPARFQLIAALNPSPSGQYKEGQLGASPQVILKYLSRISGPFLDRFDMSVETPLLPLGTLSEGGDRGDSTEVCLARVSQAREIMLARAGKPNARLSNREMDQYCVLLKEDAEFLEFAITRLGLSIRAYHRIIRVARTIADLALSETITREHLSEALGYRAMDRLLLSIHRQVAG
- a CDS encoding serine/threonine protein kinase: MNSLFNFDSLTPDLMWYALESIGIRAESGFLALNSYENRVYQFVDEEKKRYVVKFYRPQRWNELQIQEEHDFTLSLLDHEIPIAPPVIINGKTLHQHKGYLFTLFESVGGRQFEVDNYNQLEMVGRFLGRIHKVSQGQPAFQHRPTMGLDEYLYQSRDLLQKSEFIPAHIEKAFFHDMQLLISAIEQQWQVDYTPIRLHGDCHPGNILWRDGPMFVDLDDARNGPAVQDLWMLLSGDRQEKLLQLDIVLEGYQEFCDFDSNQLKLIEPLRGLRLIHYMSWLAKRWQDPAFPVAFPWFNDAKYWEGQVLAIKEQLSALQEPALSLTPNW
- a CDS encoding TrkH family potassium uptake protein — encoded protein: MVNVRPILFVLGLVLSKLALFMYPPTILAIFNPGSGFVEFAKAVAITHVVSFICLTLGRTKQFKLNVRDVFLVTTLVWVVSTVFAALPFVFINHISFTDAYFETMSGITTTGSTVLSGLDTMSPSILLWRSLLQWLGGVGFIVMGVAILPMLNVGGMRLFQTESSDWSDKSSPRVKSVAKSIVVVYLGLTFACFASYVATGMTPFEAINHAFTTISTGGYSTSDGSMNHFSHETQWFSTLFMFLGGLPFLLFVAAYRKQSLYALTKDAQVIGFFKLFMISSLMIAAWLVFHDSYQMDDALRVSMFNVVSVLTTTGFGLDDFTSWGTLTTVLFTFLLMMGACSGSTAGGIKTFRFQIAFTLLKIQMMKLIHPSGVFVQRYNNRRVNDDIIRSIVAFTLTFFATVLLVAAGLSAMDLDPVTSLTGSITAVANVGPGMGPIIGPTGNFAPLPDGAKWLLSFGMLLGRLEILTIFVLFLPAFWKR
- a CDS encoding sporulation protein, with amino-acid sequence MSFFKKTLASLGIGSAKVDAVLQQETIVPGDKVSVVIHVYGGATEQHIDHIDIKLCCSYISEQEQRQPHTEGPIKRKVSQNYVLDKWDLPYSFTIHPAEERTFEIELTAPLNTPLTIGDSKVWLETSLDIDLAIDPTDKDILTVRPDPVLDAIFSELEELGLRIRQAECEEAKGFELPFVQEFEFVPTTGLFHGTWREIEIIAYRDQQQLQLWFEIDRRKKGVSGLLSSLLGSSDLNCYLSLPSDLTHQQCAEKVTQYLTDLFEAKRG
- the trkA gene encoding Trk system potassium transporter TrkA, which gives rise to MKIIILGAGQVGGTLAENLVGENNDITIVDTDNRRLRELQDKYDLRVINGAASHPDTLRDAGAQDADMLVAVTNSDEINMAACQVAFTLFNTPNRIARIRSPEYLKEKDSLFKSGAIPVDHLIAPEELVTGYIERLVQYPGALQVVSFAEEKVSLVAVKAFYGGPLVGNAISALREHMPHIDTRVAAIFRQGRAIRPQGTTVIEADDEVFFVAASNDIRSVMSELQRLEKQYRKIMIVGGGNIGAGLAKRLERNYSIKLIERDLERAEMLSEVLENTIVLCGDAADKELLYEENIEEMDVFIALTNEDETNIMSAMLAKSLNARKVMVLIQRGAYVELVQGGDIDVAISPQQATISALLTHVRRADIVNVSSLRRGAAEAIEAIAHGDENTSKVVGRAIGDLKLPPGTTIGAIVRGEEVLIAHDRTMIEQDDHVVMFLVDKKYVPDVESLFQPSPFFL
- a CDS encoding DsbA family protein, which encodes MKKLIALVATMFLTLSVHAAQFTEGQNYTVLDLPASSSPTVNEFFSFYCPHCYQFEPIIKNLKSSLPTNAKFQKSHVSFMGGSMGLSMSKAYATMLVLEVEDKMIPVMFNRIHKLNAAPRDEAELRQIFLDEGVDAKKFDAAFKGFAVDSMARRFDKQFKDSNLKGVPSIVVNNKYLVDMGSVKSTKDLSDLVNYLLTLK
- a CDS encoding YihD family protein, whose protein sequence is MEKTMKCHRVNEVIELLHPEWKNDPNLNLIEFLLKLAEEAGYKGKLEDLSDDVLIYHLKMRNSDQQEEIPGLAKDKEDDFKTALLRARGIID